In Excalfactoria chinensis isolate bCotChi1 chromosome 3, bCotChi1.hap2, whole genome shotgun sequence, one DNA window encodes the following:
- the ASXL2 gene encoding putative Polycomb group protein ASXL2, with amino-acid sequence MREKGRRKKGRTWAEAARTVLEKYPNTPMSHKEILQVIQKEGLKEISGTSPLACLNAMLHTNSRGEEGIFYKVPGRMGVYTLKKDVPDGLKELSDGSEESSDAQSDSQSSENSSSSSSSDGCTNKDGKKSRWKRKVSSRLSQTSSPQTSCQSPSIQTGKVISSSQKHSKKALKQALKQQQQKQQQQQCRAGMPVSSNQHALLKAVKAASTSTPTKPAWVGKQSDGHSNSSQNSTFSSSASVKLDNSLPGLGKKPFQRSDRLHARQLKRTKCAEIDVETPDSILVNTNLRALINKHTFSVLPTECQQRLLLLLPEVDRQVGADGLMKLSGSALNNEFFTSAAQGWKERLSEGEFTPEMQLRIRQEIEKEKKVELWKEHFFESYYGQSSGLSPEESERLTANTSTDDREAEKPAAEQPKCMPVKEEMTSPSEFKAQVVHEAPAVKKGEEIRGEEGREEMQPKAAKPAEASVSPAGCAAKPSDPQIQERTQAEPIQEKPQPAVSLKLEEERKHAASKEVKEAARAPVLAPSKPKSPEAGEAAAKVTSPAVAPPTSEKKPPVNEEMEVSVEGHKRKSESSEGASTTPEKKPRIAEKCQQQQPAFRSQTQSFPAAGPPVPRVPPLKIPVSRISPMPFPAGQVSPRVRFPASLISPARTGARTLADIKAKAQQVRAQRAAAAAAAAAASSGGAVPGPGPGGGPAGGGGTGNAATSGAGETGTRGNALELAGTGSGGSSRRFLPRCPGTHSPMETQEQPAAPSLSRAQLQQTSTLQSRSAAGNTGTSCSSPAVSAIEQISRIKQSPPNMAINQVSGSSCAGGCDKQEKAPSAPAGPGQACGASTVRDGTTCVTVSSADSNANITRGAPAALGGTSSDVPKGMSPSPLMPSLTPTSSEAQAGGAVVSAPSALCSNALSAAPSLKTHPSSSGALPKANSSIPANNPLVTQLLQGKSVPLEQILPKPLTKAEMKTVPLASNEEKGVAAPGVAGSGAGAEGGERQSGLSPQQLGKIFCQSRPLPHIPRTFVLPAGKEPSADQHAEALSKTTQEQILQTLIKRVQRQNLLPVLQPSQVNLAHSGFQVENSSTSQRFVLGFMGRRTSKPAMSGHYLLNISTYGRGSESLRRGFSLNPETRSCLSSPAGGPKAAFGECEEMPGHGSSSEEGDVDDESTGDEREHISVKEEPQASQLAAPCEKEQVSRGANSSDYSILVKKGVKAEAAVPQQAASSRENIQALDGTALARDFIQAAQEQMVHTVKGKTRSSPEQFSSSAPSSDSAQPQLPQLSHPHPPKLGGDAAAAQLIGPSYSGTINVSTSPDVNQGSLMSGLSECNQLSSSMGNVMSFSVTVTTIPTSQAMNSGNHSQTIPVQAFAEDSSMEDSPSKCYCRLKAMIMCKGCGAFCHDDCIGPSKLCVSCLVVR; translated from the exons tgggaCTTCTCCTCTTGCCTGCCTGAATGCTATGCTACATACAAACTCCCGAGGGGAAGAGGGCATTTTCTATAAGGTCCCAGGGCGGATGGGAGTGTACACTCTGAAG AAGGACGTTCCGGATGGGCTGAAGGAGCTCTCAGATGGCTCGGAGGAAAGCAGCGATGCACAGTCTGACTCACAGAGctctgagaacagcagcagcagcagcagcagtgatgggTGCACGAACAAggatgggaagaaaagcagatggaaaaggaaag tGTCATCAAGACTGTCACAGACATCCTCCCCTCAGACAAGCTGCCAGTCACCTTCCATCCAGACAGGCAAAGTCATCTCTTCGTCTCAGAAGCACAGCAAGAAGGCACTCAAACAG gccttgaaacagcagcagcagaagcagcagcagcagcaatgcagagcaggcATGCCGGTGTCCTCTAATCAGCACGCCCTGCTGAAGGCTGTCAAGGCAGCCAGCACCTCCACACCTACAAAACCTG CTTGGGTAGGAAAGCAATCCGATGGACACTCAAACAGCTCTCAGAACTCCACCTTCAGTTCCTCTGCCTCTGTTAAGCTTGACAACTCCTTGCCAGGGCTGGGCAAGAAACCGTTCCAGAGATCTGACAGGCTCCATGCAA GGCAGCTGAAGAGAACAAAGTGTGCTGAAATTGACGTGGAAACTCCCGACTCCATCCTGGTGAACACCAACCTGCGGGCGCTGATCAACAAGCACACGTTCTCCGTTCTGCCCACAGAGTGCCAGCAacgcctgctgctgctgctgccagaggtGGACAGGCAG GTTGGGGCAGACGGTTTGATGAAGCTGAGTGGTTCGGCATTGAACAATGAGTTCTTCActtcagctgcccagggctggaAGGAAAGGTTGTCAGAAG GTGAGTTCACACCAGAAATGCAGCTAAGAATACGTCAggagatagaaaaggaaaagaaggttGAGCTGTGGAAGGAACACTTCTTTGAGAGCTACTATGGCCAAAG TTCTGGATTAAGTCCTGAAGAGTCTGAGAGACTGACAGCCAACACCAGCACCGATGATAGAGAGGCtgaaaagccagcagcagaacagccaaAATGCATGCCAGTCAAAGAAGAGATGACTTCTCCATCAGAGTTTAAAGCACAAGTGGTCCATGAAGCACCTGCGGTGAAAAAGGGAGAAGAGAtaagaggagaggaggggagagaagagatgcagcccaaagcagccAAACCTGCCGAggcctcagtttccccagctgGGTGTGCAGCAAAGCCCAGCGACCCCCAAATCCAAGAGAGAACCCAAGCAGAACCCATCCAAGAGAAACCACAGCCTGCTGTGAGCCTAAAGCTAGAAGAAGAGAGGAAGCACGCTGCATCAAAGGAAGTGAAGGAGGCTGCGCGTGCCCCGGTCTTGGCCCCAAGCAAACCAAAGAGCCCTGAAGCAGGTGAAGCAGCGGCAAAGGTGACAAGTCCAGCGGTCGCCCCACCAACGTCAGAAAAGAAACCCCCtgtaaatgaagaaatggaGGTCAGTGTCGAAGGCCATAAGAGGAAGTCGGAGAGCAGTGAAGGAGCTTCGACCACGCCTGAGAAGAAGCCTCGCATTGCGGAgaagtgccagcagcagcagccggcGTTTCGCAGCCAAACGCAGTCCTTTCCTGCTGCCGGGCCCCCGGTGCCACGTGTGCCCCCACTCAAG atTCCCGTTTCCCGAATCTCCCCCATGCCATTTCCTGCGGGCCAGGTCTCTCCCAGGGTACGTTTCCCAGCCTCACTCATCAGTCCAGCCAGAACAGGCGCCAGAACCTTGGCGGACATCAAGGCCAAAGCCCAGCAGGTCAGGGCCCAGAGGGCAGCGgccgccgcagccgccgccgccgcttcTTCGGGGGGAGCAGTCCCAGGGCCGGGCCCCGGTGGGGGCCCAGCGGGCGGTGGAGGGACAGGCAACGCAGCGACGAGTGGAGCTGGTGAAACTGGAACACGAGGAAACGCACTGGAACTGGCAGGAACTGGAAGCGGGGGAAGTTCGAGAAGGTTTCTTCCACGCTGCCCAGGGACCCATTCCCCAATGGAGACccaggagcagccagcagcccccagTCTTTCTAGAGCACAACTACAGCAAACTTCCACATTGCAATCCAGAAGTGCAGCTGGCAATACAGGCACCAGCTGCTCCTCCCCAGCGGTATCAGCGATAGAGCAAATCAGCAGAATCAAACAGAGCCCCCCAAACATGGCTATAAATCAGGTTTCGGGCTCCTCgtgtgctggtggctgtgacaaacaagagaaagcaccttctgctccagcaggtccCGGCCAGGCCTGTGGGGCATCAACTGTCAGGGATGGAACAACTTGTGTCACTGTGTCCTCAGCAGATAGCAACGCCAACATCACCAGGGGAGCACCCGCGGCCTTAGGAGGGACCAGTTCAGATGTCCCCAAAGGCATGTCTCCTTCCCCTCTGATGCCTTCACTGACCCCCACTAGCTCAGAAGCCCAGGCTGGAGGTGCGGTGGTGTCAGCTCCATCTGCCCTATGCTCCAACGCCTTGTCAGCAGCACCTAGCCTTAAAACCCATCCGAGTTCAAGTGGGGCCCTCCCAAAAGCAAACTCCAGTATTCCTGCCAACAACCCTTTGGTCACCCAACTTCTTCAAGGCAAGAGTGTCCCCCTGGAGCAAATCCTGCCGAAACCTCTCaccaaagcagaaatgaaaactgtcCCATTAGCTTCTAATGAAGAGAAAGGAGTAGCAGCACCTGGTGTAGCAGGGAgtggtgctggagctgagggTGGTGAAAGGCAGTCAGGGTTATCCCCACAGCAGCTCGGGAAGATCTTTTGCCAGAGCAGGCCTCTGCCTCACATTCCAAGGACATTTGTGCTCCCCGCAGGAAAGGAACCCAGTGCTGACCAGCACGCAGAGGCGCTCAGTAAAACAACGCAGGAGCAGATCCTTCAGACACTCATCAAGAGAGTCCAGAGGCAGAATTTGCTCCCAGTCCTTCAGCCTTCCCAAGTGAACCTCGCACACTCAGGTTTCCAGGTAGAAAACAGCTCCACCAGCCAGAGATTTGTGCTGGGTTTCATGGGCAGAAGGACATCCAAACCCGCTATGTCTGGCCATTATCTGCTCAACATTTCCACCTACGGCCGCGGTTCGGAGAGTTTGAGGAGAGGCTTCTCCTTGAACCCTGAAACTCGCTCGTGTCTGAGCAGCCCAGCCGGTGGTCCAAAAGCAGCATTTGGGGAATGTGAGGAGATGCCTggccatggcagcagcagcgaGGAAGGAGATGTGGATGATGAGAGCACCGGTGATGAACGTGAGCACATCAGCGTAAAAGAGGAGCCCCAGGCTTCCCAGCTGGCTGCTCCGTGTGAAAAAGAACAGGTATCACGCGGTGCAAATTCCTCAGATTACAGCATCCTTGTTAAAAAGGGCGTGAAGGCAGAAGCAGCCGTGCctcagcaggcagccagcagcagggagaacaTTCAGGCGTTGGATGGAACGGCGTTGGCACGAGATTTTATTCAGGCCGCTCAAGAGCAAATGGTGCACACAGTGAAGGGAAAAACGCGCAGCAGCCCTGAGCaattcagctcttctgcacCGTCCTCAGACTCTGCGCAGCCGCAGCTTCCCCAGCTTTCTCACCCCCACCCTCCGAAGCTGGGAGGAGATGCTGCGGCAGCACAGCTCATTGGGCCCAGCTACAGCGGCACAATAAACGTCTCCACCTCCCCGGACGTGAACCAGGGCTCCCTCATGAGCGGGCTCTCTGAGTGCAATCAGTTGTCCAGTAGCATGGGGAACGTCATGTCCTTCTCTGTGACTGTAACCACCATTCCCACCAGCCAAGCCATGAACTCCGGCAACCACAGCCAGACCATCCCAGTTCAGGCCTTTGCTGAAGACAGCAGCATGGAGGACTCCCCTTCCAAGTGTTACTGCAGGTTGAAAGCCATGATCATGTGCAAGGGCTGCGGTGCCTTCTGCCATGATGACTGCATTGGCCCTTCTAAGCTCTGTGTCTCCTGCCTGGTTGTGCGGTAA